The following proteins come from a genomic window of Nicotiana tomentosiformis chromosome 12, ASM39032v3, whole genome shotgun sequence:
- the LOC104106352 gene encoding uncharacterized protein, whose protein sequence is MITRSKLAEQLREYQIRSKHDWASVSFFSSTSNLTSTRVDVVIFVIWELVVLAFLVFSAVSLYFRHLRLAFILVCVTLLLLLCMKIAKKVRSARKKKRRMLLPLSM, encoded by the exons ATGATAACGAGATCAAAACTAGCAGAGCAGCTGAGAGAGTATCAGATTAGATCAAAACACGATTGGGCTTCCGTCTCTTTCTTCTCCTCTACCTCTAACTTAACATCCACAAG GGTGGATGTCGTCATCTTTGTGATATGGGAACTGGTTGTTTTAGCATTCCTGGTTTTTTCTGCCGTTTCACTGTACTTCAGGCATCTAAGGCTTGCTTTTATTTTAGTATGTGTGACCTTGCTATTACTTTTGTGCATGAAAATAGCAAAGAAAGTAAGATCGGCCAGGAAAAAGAAACGAAGGATGCTTCTTCCATTATCCATGTAG